In the genome of Hymenobacter taeanensis, one region contains:
- a CDS encoding carboxypeptidase-like regulatory domain-containing protein, with translation MLRFLFLGLLALLTIAAHAQQLSTVKGRVLDAQTRRPVPYALIGIVGNQLGTSANEEGRFSLSIPAEYQPQALEINFIGYRRATLPLPVPPGQEVQILLEPAPTQLANVTVSGSALGIVRAAVARIPRNFATRPVQLTGFYRESSNVPEGRYLYLAEGVLQVRKESYRTAHPTGGDVQLVQTRKYEARDTSRTQLNWQAGPLIPHRFDFVYNRADFISKAHYAEYDYQIADVTTYNGRPVYVISFKPRSGKANYQGRMFIDLDSYAFLGPTSA, from the coding sequence ATGTTGCGTTTTTTGTTTCTGGGGTTGCTTGCGCTGCTTACTATTGCCGCCCACGCCCAGCAACTGAGCACGGTGAAAGGGCGCGTGCTTGATGCCCAAACGCGTAGGCCAGTACCGTATGCTTTGATTGGAATTGTGGGTAACCAGCTTGGTACGAGCGCCAACGAGGAAGGACGTTTCTCGCTTAGCATACCCGCTGAGTACCAGCCGCAGGCCCTGGAAATCAACTTTATTGGGTACCGCCGGGCCACGCTCCCGTTGCCTGTGCCCCCTGGGCAGGAAGTACAGATTCTGCTGGAGCCTGCACCCACGCAGCTGGCCAACGTCACGGTTTCGGGCTCGGCGCTGGGCATTGTGCGGGCCGCGGTGGCGCGCATTCCGCGCAACTTTGCCACGCGCCCCGTGCAGCTCACGGGCTTCTACCGCGAGTCGAGCAACGTGCCGGAGGGCCGCTACCTGTACTTGGCCGAGGGGGTACTGCAGGTGCGCAAAGAATCATACCGCACCGCCCACCCCACCGGCGGCGACGTGCAACTGGTGCAAACCCGCAAGTATGAGGCCCGCGACACCAGCCGCACTCAGCTTAACTGGCAGGCCGGCCCCCTTATCCCGCACCGCTTCGATTTTGTGTATAACCGCGCCGATTTCATCAGCAAAGCCCATTACGCTGAGTACGACTACCAGATTGCTGATGTGACGACTTACAACGGTAGGCCAGTGTACGTCATCTCCTTCAAGCCTCGCTCTGGCAAAGCCAATTACCAGGGGCGGATGTTCATTGACCTCGATTCTTACGCTTTTCTGGGGCCGACTTCAGCCTGA
- a CDS encoding response regulator, which produces MMKTYLIDDDNLGNYLTESMLRVEGFSTHISTFDSAAVALQELLQQQEAELPQVIFLDLNMPEMNGWQFLDALKPHADKLQACHIFVLTSSLALSDMEKAKSYDLVAGLIHKPLDSEEVQAIRAQLQDEQ; this is translated from the coding sequence ATGATGAAGACCTATCTAATTGACGACGATAATCTGGGAAATTATCTAACGGAGAGCATGCTACGAGTAGAAGGTTTTTCAACTCATATCTCTACGTTTGACTCGGCGGCAGTGGCCTTGCAGGAACTACTCCAGCAGCAGGAAGCGGAATTGCCACAGGTTATTTTTCTGGACCTGAACATGCCCGAAATGAATGGCTGGCAATTTCTGGATGCGCTTAAGCCACACGCCGATAAGCTGCAGGCCTGCCACATTTTCGTGCTTACTTCTTCGTTGGCCTTATCCGATATGGAGAAAGCTAAAAGCTACGACCTGGTAGCCGGCCTGATTCATAAGCCGCTTGATAGTGAAGAAGTGCAAGCAATAAGAGCCCAACTGCAAGACGAGCAGTAG
- a CDS encoding PAS domain-containing sensor histidine kinase has translation MRDVLPLRSYRGHQAEEVFFLNPEGEFTFLSETLAELLGHSRQGLHGKPLADWLAPEEHDTPALVLRHARQGEVLTSEVKARCQGGEAQLLLLTTMPVLHHGTLTGIVGIAKPFAEAASHGELTGAQQQLAVIFRTVADVVFVLQAEPEEQYRFTFVNRAFEATTGLPAQQVVGQSVQAIIPEPSLSLVKQHYRQAIETRQRVTWIEVTDYPTGQKVGEVSVTPVYDELTQCWQLVGNVHDLTPQKRVEEELRVSNERFAYALKATTDALYDWNLNTDTVVWGEGFDKLFGYMSAGSPPTFEQWVERLHPEDAALTLEGLRRATSPGDESTWQQEYRFQRANGTWANVFDRGCIIRNEQGQTVRMIGAMQDITTRKEAELRQQQMTQELFLQNTNLQQFTYIVSHNLRAPLANARGFVNLLPRLDKATATYDTALQHLQTSLEQLDAVITDVTTILSIRDKAEVERPKQVPLAAVCQQVLAALNQALQECGGTVELLIADELQVTGHRAYYYSIFFNLLANAIKYRSDKRPLQVTIVATPSEGSGVRVTVTDNGMGFDTEKAGDEVFKLYRRFHSSPMGRGVGLFLVKSQAEAMGGQVTVTSKIEEGTCFTLVLN, from the coding sequence ATGCGCGATGTACTTCCCTTGCGTAGCTACCGCGGGCATCAGGCTGAGGAGGTATTTTTCCTGAATCCCGAGGGAGAATTTACTTTTCTCAGTGAAACGCTGGCTGAGCTGCTAGGCCACTCAAGGCAGGGCCTGCACGGCAAGCCGTTAGCTGATTGGCTGGCGCCCGAAGAGCACGATACCCCGGCACTTGTGCTCCGGCACGCCCGGCAGGGTGAGGTGCTTACCAGTGAGGTAAAGGCGAGGTGCCAAGGTGGAGAGGCCCAGCTGCTCTTGCTCACTACTATGCCTGTGCTGCACCACGGCACTCTTACGGGTATAGTGGGCATAGCCAAGCCATTTGCTGAAGCGGCATCTCACGGAGAGCTGACCGGGGCACAGCAACAGCTGGCAGTTATTTTCCGAACCGTAGCAGATGTGGTGTTCGTGCTTCAGGCAGAGCCCGAAGAGCAGTACCGGTTCACGTTCGTAAACCGCGCTTTTGAGGCCACAACGGGGCTACCTGCTCAGCAGGTGGTAGGCCAGTCTGTGCAAGCCATCATACCCGAGCCATCCTTGAGCTTGGTGAAGCAACACTACCGGCAGGCCATAGAAACCAGGCAGCGGGTTACCTGGATAGAAGTAACAGACTACCCCACGGGCCAGAAAGTAGGGGAGGTTTCCGTAACACCCGTGTACGACGAGCTCACCCAGTGCTGGCAACTGGTGGGCAACGTACATGATTTAACGCCCCAAAAGCGCGTAGAGGAAGAGCTGCGGGTAAGCAATGAGCGGTTTGCGTACGCGCTCAAGGCCACCACCGATGCCCTCTACGATTGGAACCTGAACACCGATACTGTGGTGTGGGGTGAAGGATTCGACAAGCTGTTTGGCTACATGTCTGCTGGCAGCCCACCCACGTTTGAGCAGTGGGTTGAGCGCCTGCACCCCGAGGATGCCGCACTTACGCTGGAGGGCCTGCGCCGGGCCACCTCGCCAGGAGATGAGAGCACCTGGCAGCAGGAATACCGGTTTCAGCGCGCAAATGGTACCTGGGCTAACGTGTTTGACCGAGGGTGCATTATCCGCAACGAGCAGGGGCAGACGGTGCGCATGATTGGGGCCATGCAGGATATTACCACGCGCAAAGAAGCTGAGTTGCGGCAGCAGCAGATGACGCAGGAGCTGTTCTTGCAGAATACCAATCTGCAGCAATTCACGTATATCGTGTCGCATAATCTGCGCGCGCCGTTGGCCAATGCGCGGGGTTTCGTGAACCTGCTGCCCCGCCTTGACAAGGCCACCGCCACCTATGATACTGCGCTGCAACACCTGCAAACCAGCCTTGAGCAGTTAGATGCCGTTATCACCGATGTTACTACCATCCTCTCCATTCGGGACAAAGCGGAGGTAGAGCGGCCTAAGCAAGTGCCCCTGGCCGCCGTGTGCCAGCAAGTACTAGCGGCACTAAACCAGGCCCTGCAAGAATGTGGGGGTACGGTAGAGTTACTTATTGCGGATGAGCTGCAGGTAACCGGGCACCGGGCCTACTACTACAGTATTTTCTTCAACCTGCTGGCCAATGCCATTAAATACCGCAGCGACAAACGCCCCTTGCAGGTAACAATTGTTGCTACCCCATCTGAGGGCTCAGGCGTGCGCGTAACCGTAACCGACAACGGAATGGGCTTTGATACTGAGAAGGCTGGTGATGAAGTGTTTAAGCTTTACCGGCGCTTCCACTCAAGCCCAATGGGGCGAGGCGTGGGTTTATTCCTGGTGAAGTCGCAGGCTGAAGCCATGGGAGGACAGGTAACCGTAACGAGTAAGATAGAGGAGGGCACGTGCTTTACGTTGGTGCTTAACTAA
- a CDS encoding DUF6960 family protein, translating to MPRPKPVIYGLYSWTPDYGLSYIHPANRRTFEWLEPVGKVFEKIDETEDWILLRYDEQQFKVSGELFKELYTKPPFSFGDLVQEASPEPGRSAHQGLISDVYWDEAADKARFQIVEKKRKVKRVFEAEELRFA from the coding sequence GTGCCCCGTCCCAAACCCGTCATCTACGGCCTGTATTCCTGGACCCCCGACTACGGCCTGAGTTATATTCACCCGGCTAACCGCCGCACTTTTGAGTGGCTAGAACCCGTGGGAAAAGTCTTCGAGAAAATTGATGAAACCGAGGATTGGATATTGCTGCGCTATGATGAGCAGCAGTTTAAAGTTAGCGGCGAACTGTTCAAAGAGCTCTACACTAAGCCACCCTTCAGCTTCGGCGATTTGGTGCAGGAAGCTAGCCCCGAGCCCGGCCGCTCTGCTCACCAAGGCCTGATATCCGATGTGTACTGGGATGAAGCCGCCGACAAGGCGCGCTTTCAGATTGTGGAGAAAAAACGTAAGGTGAAGCGCGTTTTTGAGGCCGAGGAACTGCGCTTTGCCTAA